In a genomic window of Desulfosporosinus sp. Sb-LF:
- a CDS encoding alpha/beta fold hydrolase, which yields MNTEKSSFIEKSRQYVQAILNGDFDSIVANFNEELASQINASVLRQSWDSAIKALPTCQGILSEDYKKAQGMDFVSVVLDYSSSGLRISFGFDHDGKISRLGVSYVPHPSTPTEAKHSDKFSETPIKIGDPQYPLDGKLTMSKAIGDVPVVILVHGSGSHDMNETIGSAGNAVFADLAYGLAERGIASIRYNKRYYQYPETVTQTITVWEEVINDVNAAIALARTTNGINKNKLFIIGHSLGGVLAPEIARENPDIAGFIALAGSARKLEDIILDQNKAVIKAMNTTDAEKQAILDRVTDLVNQVKALTPESPHCAIFNINSEYWLSLNETNAYNIVAALPLPMLFLHGDADFQVTIKADFALWQKLLQGRKDAQFKLYPRLNHLFMKSNGKADVTEYNTKANVEEQVIADIAEWIHLIGISNQ from the coding sequence ATGAATACCGAGAAAAGCAGCTTCATTGAAAAAAGCAGACAGTATGTGCAGGCTATCTTGAACGGAGATTTTGATTCCATTGTAGCGAATTTTAATGAAGAACTGGCCTCTCAAATCAATGCTTCTGTCCTTAGGCAGTCGTGGGACTCTGCCATAAAGGCCCTACCGACCTGTCAAGGCATTCTATCTGAGGATTATAAGAAAGCACAAGGCATGGACTTCGTAAGCGTAGTGCTTGATTATAGTTCAAGCGGGCTGCGCATTTCCTTCGGTTTTGATCATGACGGCAAAATATCCCGACTGGGTGTAAGTTATGTACCGCATCCATCGACACCTACCGAAGCAAAGCACTCCGATAAATTTAGCGAAACGCCCATTAAGATAGGTGACCCGCAGTATCCCCTAGATGGAAAGCTGACCATGTCAAAAGCGATCGGTGATGTGCCTGTGGTTATCCTTGTGCACGGCAGCGGCTCTCACGATATGAATGAAACCATTGGCAGTGCGGGAAACGCTGTCTTTGCCGATCTGGCCTACGGTCTTGCTGAAAGAGGTATTGCTTCAATCCGTTATAACAAGCGTTATTATCAGTATCCAGAGACCGTAACCCAAACCATTACAGTGTGGGAGGAGGTCATAAATGATGTAAACGCCGCTATTGCCCTGGCAAGAACAACGAACGGTATTAATAAGAACAAACTATTTATTATTGGGCACAGCCTCGGCGGGGTCCTTGCCCCGGAAATTGCCCGAGAAAATCCGGATATAGCAGGTTTTATAGCGCTTGCCGGCAGCGCGAGAAAACTTGAGGATATCATTCTCGATCAAAACAAGGCCGTAATTAAAGCCATGAACACGACGGATGCCGAAAAACAGGCGATATTGGACAGAGTAACTGACCTTGTCAATCAAGTTAAAGCGCTGACACCGGAAAGCCCGCATTGCGCCATCTTCAATATAAATAGCGAGTACTGGCTAAGTTTGAACGAAACCAATGCTTATAATATTGTTGCCGCTCTTCCCTTGCCCATGTTGTTTTTGCATGGCGACGCGGACTTTCAAGTGACTATCAAAGCTGATTTTGCGCTTTGGCAGAAACTCTTGCAAGGCCGCAAAGATGCGCAGTTCAAGCTTTATCCGAGACTTAACCATTTATTTATGAAATCCAACGGGAAAGCAGATGTGACAGAATACAACACTAAAGCGAATGTGGAAGAACAGGTAATTGCAGATATTGCCGAGTGGATTCACTTAATTGGCATCAGTAATCAATGA